In Streptomyces sp. ML-6, the genomic stretch TCCTCGGCCGCCAGGGTGTCCGGCTCGTCGATGTCCAGCTGCCGGGTGAGCCGGCCGGCGCGCACCGTGCCCACCTCGCCGTCCCACGGCTCGCCGTCGCCGTCGGAGAGATCCCCCACGCCGTCCCCGTCGCCGTCGATCGCGGTGGTGTCGGGCAGTTCCCTGGCCAGCCGGCTCTCCAGCGACTCGCCGGTGTGCTGCTCGGCGGCGGTGGTGCCCAGATCCTCCACCGCCCACGGGCGCTCGGGCGGGGAGTAGCCCTCGTCGAGGGCGTCGGTCAGACCCCGGTCGTCCAGGGTGTCCTCGACGTCGAGTTGTTCCATGGGGTCCGAGGCCTCCGGCTGCTGGGGCTGGTAGACGTCATCTCCCCGGTCGGCATCATTCATGGTGTGTCCCTTCCCGATCCTCGGGGATCCCGGTCGCACATGCCGTGCATGCCGTGCACGCGACGCATACGACTCG encodes the following:
- a CDS encoding DUF5709 domain-containing protein, translating into MNDADRGDDVYQPQQPEASDPMEQLDVEDTLDDRGLTDALDEGYSPPERPWAVEDLGTTAAEQHTGESLESRLARELPDTTAIDGDGDGVGDLSDGDGEPWDGEVGTVRAGRLTRQLDIDEPDTLAAEDVGIDGAGASAEEAAMHVVSEG